One part of the Sorangiineae bacterium MSr11954 genome encodes these proteins:
- a CDS encoding AAA family ATPase, with protein sequence MPTWQRLAERLQQRAHAVLEQVRARRVEGRTADISDPAPLQDRAAAIKGPMAFGPEDGALFRKLGRESELQKLLGYIRDERTPLVVLMGASGAGKTSLLRAGLSDILSPTDVISHYWEALPTDPGEGLLRTLRASWGRTTLNGLDAENPDEAEMFPSTIEELVNPARLGSQNHVIVLDQLEQLRGRDPLECPIFGLLRAIARDAKPPHRITFIVAFRREFRANWSDFIIPEQERGFFPPELSLGAFASGQARDVMGHLVDASGVPVDPKVLDNLLRAIAVDGEVCPVDMGIGLLALSELHRRKVGKTITSSDYHFAGGAEGVLTQYVERCLDGIRSVDRETVLKAMLALQEPNGHQRVAEGSTAEGLAEEAYAEPSRLKLALDHLARPDVRLLEKVGAGGERYRLAHERSISAVLRLSGAWLADVEQARLKFSNAFVAWKNNEQRARFLLDAKDLRLIERCQSRVSWGGGNELEKQDFIRRSMWRRTWSRLGLVAAAFTLVAGAWFANLQVERYEGRRFLKESGYPPELYDWQHQLEALTLNGPLDVERFTWLRSKSLEVLNVKASAYSSSMAGLASLAHCDSLKTLWVDAHHTQISDLKPLAPLESLTQLTLDLASAQVNDLKPLEGLKSLTQLALDLRDGVGVELKSVAHLKSLTDLRLDLGSSREAHAPAAPNDLSAIERLPALTRLALGLRSNRASSLQPLTGLKSLSQLSIDLGGSPVNDLKPLANLTSLTELSLALRDTPLRDLKPLESLTSLTELTLDLRGSQVSSLQPLESLKSLRRLRIDLRDGAVTDLSPLAGLASLTELSLALSRSQVSSLQPLEGLGSLLELSLDLDASAVKDLESLRRLRSLQQLSLDLGLSQVRDLSPLESLPALTRLTLNLRGSAAPDLTALARTKSLRQLSLDLGASQVTDLKPLAELSSLTALSLRLDPSTIEDLSPMDRLTSLTELTLDVGLSKVTDLSPLGRLESLTDLSLRLANSQVSHLGALERLKAIKRLHLELDNQVNDLKPLEGLTSLETLSIANANRAQRMSLRKIARGLKQLVF encoded by the coding sequence ATGCCGACTTGGCAGCGACTCGCCGAGCGCCTCCAGCAGCGTGCTCACGCCGTCCTCGAGCAGGTTCGTGCCCGGCGCGTCGAAGGGCGGACCGCCGACATTTCCGATCCGGCGCCTCTCCAAGATCGCGCGGCCGCCATCAAAGGACCCATGGCATTCGGGCCCGAGGATGGAGCGTTATTTCGTAAGCTCGGCCGCGAGAGCGAGTTGCAGAAGCTACTCGGCTACATCCGCGACGAACGAACACCCCTGGTGGTTCTGATGGGCGCATCGGGGGCCGGCAAGACCTCGCTGCTCCGCGCAGGGCTGAGCGATATCCTCTCGCCTACGGACGTGATATCGCATTACTGGGAGGCCTTGCCGACGGATCCCGGGGAGGGGCTCCTCCGCACGCTTCGCGCGTCCTGGGGGCGCACGACCTTGAACGGGTTGGACGCGGAGAATCCGGACGAAGCGGAAATGTTTCCCTCCACCATCGAGGAGTTGGTGAACCCCGCGCGGCTCGGCTCGCAGAACCACGTGATCGTGCTGGACCAGCTCGAACAGCTGCGCGGCCGCGATCCGCTCGAGTGCCCCATCTTCGGTTTGCTCCGCGCGATCGCGCGCGACGCCAAGCCCCCGCACCGGATCACCTTCATCGTCGCGTTTCGCAGGGAGTTCCGTGCCAATTGGTCCGACTTCATCATTCCGGAGCAGGAGCGCGGCTTCTTTCCCCCGGAGCTCTCGCTCGGGGCCTTTGCCTCGGGGCAGGCGCGCGACGTGATGGGCCATCTGGTCGACGCGTCGGGGGTGCCGGTCGACCCGAAGGTGCTGGACAATCTGCTCCGCGCCATCGCCGTCGATGGAGAGGTTTGCCCCGTGGACATGGGGATCGGGCTGCTCGCTTTGTCCGAGCTTCACCGGCGGAAAGTGGGAAAGACGATCACGTCGTCCGATTACCACTTTGCGGGCGGCGCCGAAGGCGTCCTGACCCAATACGTCGAGCGGTGCCTGGACGGCATTCGATCGGTGGATCGCGAGACGGTCTTGAAGGCGATGCTCGCGCTCCAGGAGCCAAATGGCCATCAGCGGGTGGCCGAAGGCTCGACCGCCGAGGGGCTGGCGGAGGAGGCCTACGCCGAGCCATCGCGATTGAAGCTGGCGCTCGACCACCTGGCGAGGCCCGACGTTCGGTTGCTCGAAAAGGTCGGCGCCGGCGGCGAGCGGTATCGGCTGGCGCACGAGCGCTCGATCTCGGCCGTCCTTCGATTGAGCGGCGCGTGGCTGGCGGACGTCGAGCAGGCCCGGTTGAAGTTCAGCAACGCCTTCGTGGCCTGGAAGAACAACGAGCAGCGCGCGCGGTTTCTGCTGGACGCCAAAGATCTGCGCCTGATCGAGCGCTGCCAAAGTCGGGTATCGTGGGGCGGCGGCAACGAGCTGGAGAAGCAGGATTTCATCCGGCGGAGCATGTGGAGGCGCACCTGGAGCCGGCTGGGGCTGGTCGCGGCCGCGTTTACCTTGGTGGCCGGCGCCTGGTTCGCCAATTTGCAGGTCGAGCGCTACGAGGGGCGGAGGTTCTTGAAGGAGAGCGGATATCCGCCGGAGCTCTACGATTGGCAACATCAATTGGAGGCGCTCACCTTGAATGGTCCGCTGGACGTGGAGCGATTCACGTGGTTGCGGTCGAAGTCGCTCGAGGTCCTGAATGTCAAAGCGTCGGCCTATTCGAGCTCGATGGCGGGCCTCGCGTCGCTCGCGCACTGCGACTCGCTCAAGACGCTATGGGTCGACGCGCACCATACGCAAATAAGCGATTTGAAGCCGCTCGCGCCGCTGGAGTCGCTGACCCAGCTGACCCTCGATCTGGCGTCGGCGCAGGTGAACGATCTGAAGCCGCTGGAGGGGTTGAAGTCGCTCACGCAGCTCGCGCTGGACCTCCGCGACGGGGTAGGGGTCGAGCTCAAATCCGTGGCGCACCTGAAATCGCTCACCGATCTGCGCCTCGATCTGGGCTCGAGCCGCGAGGCCCATGCCCCGGCGGCGCCCAACGATCTGAGCGCGATCGAACGTCTGCCCGCGCTCACCCGGCTGGCGCTCGGCCTTCGTTCCAACCGCGCGAGCTCCCTCCAGCCGCTCACGGGCTTGAAGTCGCTGTCGCAGCTGTCGATCGATCTGGGTGGCAGCCCGGTGAACGACCTGAAGCCGCTCGCGAACCTGACATCGTTGACCGAGCTGTCCCTCGCGCTCCGCGATACGCCGCTGCGCGATTTGAAGCCGCTCGAGAGCCTGACGTCGCTGACCGAGCTCACGCTCGATCTCCGGGGCAGCCAAGTGAGCTCCCTTCAGCCGCTCGAGAGCTTGAAATCCCTGCGCCGCTTGAGGATCGATCTGCGCGACGGCGCGGTGACCGATCTTTCCCCGCTCGCGGGCCTCGCGTCGTTGACCGAGCTGTCCCTCGCGCTCTCGCGGAGTCAGGTGAGCTCTCTTCAGCCGCTGGAGGGGCTCGGTTCGCTTTTGGAGCTCTCGCTCGACCTCGACGCGAGCGCGGTGAAAGATCTGGAGTCGCTCCGGCGATTGAGGTCGCTGCAGCAGCTCTCGCTCGATCTCGGCCTCAGCCAAGTGCGCGATTTGAGCCCGCTCGAGAGCCTCCCGGCGCTGACCCGCCTCACGTTGAACCTTCGCGGGAGCGCGGCGCCCGACTTGACGGCGCTGGCGCGCACCAAGTCGCTGCGGCAGCTTTCGCTCGATCTCGGCGCGAGCCAGGTGACGGATTTGAAGCCGCTGGCGGAGCTGTCGTCGTTGACCGCGCTCAGCCTGAGGCTCGACCCGAGCACCATCGAGGATCTCTCGCCGATGGACCGTCTGACGTCGCTGACGGAGCTCACGCTCGATGTGGGCTTGAGCAAGGTGACCGACCTTTCGCCCCTCGGGCGGTTGGAGTCGCTCACCGATCTGTCGCTGCGGCTCGCGAACAGCCAAGTGAGCCACCTGGGGGCGCTCGAGCGCTTGAAAGCCATCAAGCGGCTTCACCTCGAGCTGGACAACCAGGTGAACGATTTGAAGCCGCTCGAGGGCCTGACGTCGCTCGAGACGCTGTCGATCGCCAACGCGAACCGCGCGCAGCGCATGTCGCTCCGGAAGATCGCGCGCGGCTTGAAGCAGTTGGTATTTTAG
- a CDS encoding RpiB/LacA/LacB family sugar-phosphate isomerase, with translation MRIALCSDEPYAVHQTIEDELARRGHEVVRFGAIASKKDEPWADVAEQAALAVRRGECDEGIFLCWTGTGISIAANKVEGIRAALCADPPTAAGARVWNHANVLCLSNRTLSPDVAKEILAAWFDTPAGDRGAAGVTRLAEVEQRHRGRQAGRG, from the coding sequence ATGCGCATCGCACTCTGCTCGGACGAACCTTACGCGGTCCATCAGACCATCGAAGACGAGCTCGCCCGCCGCGGGCACGAGGTCGTTCGCTTCGGGGCCATCGCGAGCAAAAAAGACGAACCGTGGGCCGACGTCGCCGAGCAAGCGGCGCTGGCCGTTCGCCGCGGGGAGTGCGACGAGGGCATCTTCCTTTGCTGGACGGGGACGGGGATCAGCATCGCCGCGAACAAAGTCGAGGGGATCCGCGCCGCGCTCTGCGCCGATCCACCGACGGCGGCGGGGGCGCGCGTCTGGAACCACGCGAACGTGCTCTGTCTCTCGAACCGCACCCTATCGCCCGACGTCGCCAAGGAGATCCTCGCCGCGTGGTTCGATACGCCGGCCGGCGATCGAGGCGCCGCCGGGGTGACGCGCCTCGCCGAGGTGGAGCAGCGTCACCGCGGTCGCCAGGCGGGGCGGGGCTAA
- a CDS encoding GNAT family N-acetyltransferase yields MTEIRPIVGSRDPWQASFERRLRDAYHAVGLPDLAMKQRIEQLRAGFDGWTVAEITSAGARVGFVAVSITGSGAHPTGHIRDSWVDPGHAGEGHERAARAWAERWCEERGAVRIGVRLVAPDPLFEDYPVRGQTRMRVIADAEPVEKASVRLMTEAEYPAWLEGRKADYIHDILRSGALSPEEARHKSDKDFAELLPHGFGTADTTLQVFEDQGVVIGTGWLRHRHLPSVTFGYSLEIHEPYRGGGYGRAAMLLGEHAALAAGDSVFMFDVFGGNKGAMGFYDKTGYHVLEENRSIELPRRTADA; encoded by the coding sequence ATGACCGAAATTCGTCCCATCGTGGGAAGCAGAGACCCCTGGCAAGCCAGCTTCGAACGGCGACTGCGTGACGCCTATCACGCTGTGGGCCTCCCCGATTTGGCGATGAAGCAGCGCATCGAGCAGCTGCGGGCCGGCTTTGATGGGTGGACGGTGGCGGAGATCACGTCGGCGGGCGCGCGCGTGGGATTTGTCGCGGTGTCCATCACCGGGAGCGGGGCTCACCCCACCGGCCATATTCGAGATTCGTGGGTCGACCCGGGTCACGCGGGAGAAGGCCATGAACGGGCCGCCCGCGCGTGGGCGGAGCGCTGGTGCGAAGAGCGGGGCGCCGTGCGCATCGGCGTGAGGTTGGTCGCGCCCGATCCGCTGTTCGAGGATTACCCGGTTCGCGGTCAAACCCGCATGCGCGTCATCGCCGACGCCGAGCCGGTGGAGAAAGCCTCCGTCCGGCTCATGACCGAAGCGGAATACCCCGCATGGCTGGAGGGCCGAAAAGCCGATTACATCCACGACATTTTACGGTCGGGCGCCCTCTCCCCCGAGGAGGCGCGGCACAAATCGGACAAGGACTTTGCGGAGCTGCTTCCGCACGGCTTCGGCACCGCCGATACGACCCTCCAGGTCTTCGAGGACCAAGGCGTGGTGATCGGCACCGGCTGGCTGCGACACCGCCATTTGCCGAGCGTCACCTTCGGCTACTCGCTGGAAATCCACGAACCCTACCGCGGCGGCGGATATGGACGAGCGGCCATGCTGCTCGGCGAGCACGCCGCCCTCGCCGCCGGTGACTCCGTGTTCATGTTCGACGTGTTCGGCGGCAACAAAGGCGCCATGGGCTTCTACGACAAAACCGGATACCACGTCCTGGAGGAGAACCGCTCCATCGAGCTCCCCCGCCGCACCGCCGACGCCTGA
- a CDS encoding 7-cyano-7-deazaguanine synthase, whose product MRVAVLASGGLDSAVLLAELARESRVWPLYVSAGLPWEQDELRALERFIAALASESVQPVTTLHVPARPLYGNHWSLTNEQIPDAASPDEAVYLPGRNILLLGLCAVWCSVHDVQAMAIGSLGGNPFPDGTPAFFRDYARVLSAGLAHPLELLTPYRGLHKHELIQRASGLPLELTLTCLAPRDGAHCGACNKCEERRQAFLRSGIADRTRYRNEHA is encoded by the coding sequence ATGCGCGTTGCGGTGTTGGCCAGCGGCGGTTTGGACAGCGCGGTCTTGTTGGCGGAGCTGGCGCGCGAGTCGCGCGTTTGGCCCCTCTACGTGTCCGCCGGGTTGCCATGGGAGCAGGACGAGCTCCGAGCGCTCGAGCGGTTCATCGCGGCGCTGGCGTCCGAGAGCGTTCAGCCCGTGACCACGTTGCACGTCCCGGCGCGCCCGCTCTATGGCAACCACTGGAGCCTGACGAACGAGCAGATCCCCGACGCGGCGTCGCCCGACGAAGCCGTGTATTTGCCGGGGCGCAACATCCTGCTCCTCGGGCTGTGCGCGGTGTGGTGCAGCGTCCACGACGTGCAGGCGATGGCCATCGGCTCGCTGGGTGGAAATCCCTTTCCCGACGGCACGCCGGCGTTCTTCCGGGACTATGCGCGCGTCTTGAGCGCGGGGCTCGCGCACCCCCTCGAGCTGCTCACGCCCTACCGTGGTTTGCACAAGCACGAGTTGATCCAGCGCGCGAGCGGGTTGCCCCTGGAGCTCACGCTCACGTGCCTCGCGCCACGCGACGGCGCCCATTGCGGCGCGTGCAACAAATGCGAAGAGCGCCGGCAGGCGTTCCTACGCTCCGGGATCGCCGACCGAACGCGTTATCGCAATGAGCACGCGTAG
- a CDS encoding SDR family oxidoreductase, producing the protein MIDLAGRGVLLTGTRRIGAVVAKRLAREGAVLALAYRSSRTEAELLANEVSAGGHGVALLQGDLTVEADVVHLLGAARAALGGLFGIVHMASGFSAAPLDSLDLATWERDMADARSSFLLAAHGSRLLREGAGETAGGQTRGHIVFCTDWAAGATPYRGFLPYLTAKASVDFMTRAFAVELAPHGILVNAVAPGPMRRPVDMAPAEWTTLVQNDTPLTRESSPDDLAEMVVTLLRAETITGEIIRIDSGRHLAGSGAS; encoded by the coding sequence GTGATCGACCTCGCCGGCCGCGGGGTGCTGCTCACCGGCACGCGCCGCATCGGCGCCGTGGTGGCCAAGCGGCTCGCGCGCGAGGGCGCGGTGCTCGCGCTCGCGTACCGCTCCTCGCGCACCGAGGCCGAGTTGCTGGCGAACGAGGTGTCCGCCGGCGGCCATGGGGTCGCGCTGCTGCAGGGCGATCTCACGGTGGAAGCCGACGTCGTTCACCTGCTGGGGGCCGCGCGTGCGGCGCTGGGCGGCCTGTTCGGGATCGTGCACATGGCGTCCGGTTTCTCGGCGGCGCCGCTCGACTCGCTCGACCTGGCGACGTGGGAGCGCGATATGGCCGACGCGCGCTCGAGCTTTCTCCTCGCCGCCCACGGGTCGCGGCTTTTGCGCGAGGGCGCGGGGGAGACCGCGGGCGGTCAAACGCGCGGACATATTGTATTCTGCACGGATTGGGCGGCCGGGGCGACACCGTACCGCGGCTTTCTTCCGTATTTGACGGCGAAGGCCTCGGTCGATTTCATGACCCGCGCGTTCGCCGTCGAGCTGGCACCGCACGGCATCCTGGTGAACGCGGTGGCGCCCGGGCCCATGCGAAGGCCGGTCGACATGGCCCCGGCGGAGTGGACCACGCTGGTCCAGAACGATACGCCTCTCACGCGCGAGTCGTCGCCGGACGATCTGGCAGAAATGGTGGTCACCTTGCTGCGGGCGGAGACGATCACGGGGGAGATCATTCGCATCGATTCGGGCCGTCATTTGGCCGGGTCGGGGGCATCGTGA
- a CDS encoding class I SAM-dependent methyltransferase codes for MNVRVPEPSALPWYRKFFSDDYFVACERLLESFDSEREIAGVVKLLNLKPGERVLDLCCGPGRHAIELGIRGMKVTGLDLNPAYLAAARDEAARRGVVLTTVEADMRAIPPLPEFDAVINMFTSFGYLESEEEDARVLASVAQRLRAGGRLLLDGLNREWVMTNQIEREWFPQPDGSVLLEERTLNLRTSRNRVAFTRIADGKRHELGAIDVRLYTLTETENMLRRSGLTLRRVYGALDGTDYAISTRRMIVVAEK; via the coding sequence ATGAACGTGCGTGTGCCGGAGCCGTCCGCCCTGCCGTGGTACCGCAAATTCTTCAGCGATGACTACTTCGTCGCGTGCGAGCGGCTGCTCGAGAGCTTCGACTCGGAGCGGGAGATCGCGGGGGTGGTGAAGCTCCTGAACCTCAAGCCCGGGGAGCGCGTGCTGGATCTCTGCTGCGGTCCGGGGCGTCATGCGATCGAGCTGGGCATCCGCGGGATGAAGGTCACGGGGCTCGACCTCAACCCGGCTTATCTCGCGGCCGCGCGCGACGAAGCCGCCCGGCGCGGCGTGGTGCTGACCACGGTCGAAGCTGACATGCGCGCCATCCCGCCGCTCCCCGAGTTCGACGCGGTGATCAACATGTTCACGTCGTTCGGCTATCTGGAGTCGGAGGAAGAAGACGCCCGCGTGCTCGCGTCGGTCGCTCAGAGGCTGCGCGCGGGGGGCCGGCTGCTGCTCGACGGCTTGAACCGCGAATGGGTGATGACGAACCAGATCGAACGCGAGTGGTTCCCGCAGCCGGACGGCTCGGTGCTGCTGGAGGAGCGCACGTTGAATCTGCGTACCAGTCGCAACCGGGTCGCGTTTACCCGCATCGCCGACGGAAAGCGGCACGAGCTCGGGGCCATCGACGTGCGCCTCTACACCCTGACGGAGACGGAGAACATGCTGCGCCGGAGCGGGCTCACCCTCCGCCGCGTGTACGGCGCCTTGGACGGCACCGACTACGCCATTTCGACCCGGCGCATGATCGTGGTGGCGGAGAAGTGA
- a CDS encoding agmatine deiminase family protein, with amino-acid sequence MPRRQFRIVVPVALTVLLMGAGCASNADEQTGAEDTNVSDVTRNALVDHEGSARSTGLPNWATEEELAVQRNARAPQERAEAAPEAAPAPGYRVPAEYEPVSTVVMTYAAHTAVLRGIAVAAAAADANVWMVGGPSSISGVPANRYRALSYGYDSIWSRDYGPVGINEVTRKLGIIDTTYRHYATRRNDDAMSCKLASALSAECHTTNLILDGGNYMTDGRGNAFLSKRVYDWNSSLSKATVDGLLKSYLGATTIHILDYAASSGGSPADGTGHIDMFAKLVGDCKVIVAQATTEPFRSVTDKAAAYFANLSCGTGRYTVTRVKGWQSGGTWYTYTNSLIVNNTAIIPFYNNTAENDAATRAYKAALPGYTVVGVNSEGPIVQGGSIHCITKEIPTVAAAL; translated from the coding sequence ATGCCTCGACGACAGTTTCGAATCGTTGTACCCGTTGCGCTGACCGTCCTGCTCATGGGAGCAGGCTGCGCGTCCAACGCCGACGAGCAAACGGGCGCCGAAGATACGAACGTGAGCGATGTCACGCGCAATGCCCTCGTCGATCACGAAGGCTCCGCGCGATCCACGGGTCTACCCAATTGGGCGACCGAGGAGGAGCTCGCGGTCCAGCGCAACGCGCGCGCGCCCCAGGAACGAGCCGAGGCCGCGCCGGAGGCTGCACCCGCGCCGGGCTACCGCGTCCCCGCCGAGTACGAGCCCGTGAGCACCGTGGTCATGACCTATGCGGCCCATACCGCGGTTTTGCGCGGCATCGCGGTGGCGGCGGCCGCGGCCGACGCCAACGTGTGGATGGTGGGCGGGCCTTCGTCCATTTCGGGTGTTCCGGCGAATCGCTACCGGGCGCTCAGCTACGGCTACGACAGCATCTGGTCGCGCGACTACGGCCCGGTGGGCATCAACGAGGTGACGCGCAAGCTCGGCATCATCGACACCACCTACCGCCACTACGCGACGCGCCGCAACGACGACGCCATGTCGTGCAAGCTCGCCTCGGCGCTCAGCGCGGAATGCCATACGACGAATCTGATCCTCGACGGTGGCAATTACATGACCGACGGCCGCGGAAACGCCTTTTTGAGCAAGCGCGTTTACGATTGGAACTCATCGCTTTCGAAGGCGACCGTCGATGGCCTCCTCAAGAGCTACCTCGGCGCCACCACGATTCATATTTTGGATTACGCGGCCAGCTCGGGCGGCAGCCCCGCCGACGGCACCGGGCATATCGACATGTTCGCCAAGCTGGTGGGCGACTGCAAAGTCATCGTCGCCCAAGCCACCACCGAGCCTTTCCGGAGCGTGACCGACAAGGCGGCCGCCTACTTCGCCAACCTCTCCTGTGGCACGGGACGCTACACGGTGACGCGCGTGAAAGGCTGGCAGAGCGGCGGCACGTGGTACACGTATACGAACTCGCTCATCGTCAACAATACGGCGATCATTCCGTTCTACAACAACACCGCCGAGAACGACGCCGCCACGCGCGCGTACAAAGCGGCCCTCCCGGGCTACACCGTCGTGGGGGTCAACAGCGAGGGCCCCATCGTGCAAGGCGGGTCGATCCACTGCATCACCAAGGAAATTCCGACGGTCGCAGCTGCCTTGTAA
- a CDS encoding glutathionylspermidine synthase family protein, translating to MDVPEVRPLQVADPLEDETLFRELTYRFLIWDPFVSGSRRVDLHPLILPRGLHDTARRAAEATVRSIARVARLAHEEPEEARVYALHPDVSALAAASHRAGDTAALVRVDLLLGDDGAFHPCEVNADCPGGFNEAFGLPRLARSAGFLGGENPTVVVDHLARRLVALARGGTVGLVFATAYAEDLQVCAFIKRRVEALGARAIFVSPTAPRASPDGALRVRGGERIDVLYRFYPIEEMAAQGNVRDYVRAVESGKLRTLSSFAQVYGQSKLSFARAWTRDPEAAREARIPATFAFGDIEVERIIDERAAWVVKRAFGRVGDEVLVGALASADEWAGLVREVARLVRRGDSWIAQRFIPQRTISTVWGPRYVTLGAYVLDGTFAGYFVRLTPESHVSHDALVVPAFVEGAPS from the coding sequence ATGGATGTCCCCGAGGTGCGCCCGCTGCAGGTGGCCGATCCGCTCGAGGACGAGACGCTATTTCGCGAGCTCACCTACCGCTTCCTCATTTGGGACCCCTTCGTCTCCGGCAGCCGCAGGGTCGATCTGCACCCGCTGATCCTTCCGCGCGGCCTTCACGACACAGCCCGGCGCGCCGCCGAGGCCACGGTTCGAAGCATCGCGCGCGTGGCGCGCCTGGCCCACGAGGAGCCCGAGGAGGCGCGCGTTTATGCGCTGCACCCCGATGTGAGCGCGCTGGCAGCCGCGTCGCACCGCGCGGGCGACACCGCGGCGCTGGTGCGCGTGGATCTTTTACTTGGGGACGACGGCGCCTTTCATCCTTGCGAGGTCAACGCGGATTGTCCGGGCGGGTTCAACGAGGCCTTCGGCTTGCCGCGCCTCGCGCGCTCGGCGGGGTTCCTCGGTGGCGAGAACCCCACGGTGGTGGTCGATCACCTGGCCCGGAGGCTCGTCGCCCTGGCACGCGGCGGAACGGTGGGCCTGGTGTTCGCCACCGCCTATGCCGAAGATCTGCAGGTGTGCGCCTTCATCAAGCGGCGGGTCGAGGCGCTCGGGGCGCGCGCCATCTTCGTCTCGCCCACCGCCCCGCGCGCATCGCCCGACGGCGCGCTTCGGGTGCGCGGCGGCGAGCGCATCGACGTGCTCTATCGCTTTTATCCCATCGAGGAAATGGCGGCGCAGGGCAATGTGCGCGACTACGTGCGGGCGGTCGAATCGGGAAAGCTGCGCACCTTGAGCAGCTTCGCCCAAGTCTATGGCCAGTCGAAGCTCTCGTTCGCCCGCGCCTGGACGCGCGATCCGGAGGCCGCGCGGGAGGCGCGCATCCCGGCGACGTTCGCGTTCGGCGACATCGAGGTGGAGCGCATCATCGACGAGCGCGCCGCGTGGGTGGTCAAGCGCGCCTTCGGGCGGGTGGGCGACGAGGTGCTGGTCGGGGCGCTGGCGAGCGCCGACGAGTGGGCGGGGTTGGTGCGCGAGGTCGCGCGGCTGGTGCGCCGCGGTGATTCGTGGATCGCGCAGCGGTTCATTCCGCAGCGTACGATCTCCACCGTGTGGGGTCCGCGCTACGTGACCTTGGGCGCATACGTGCTCGATGGAACCTTCGCGGGCTACTTCGTGCGGCTGACGCCCGAGAGCCATGTTTCGCACGACGCCTTGGTGGTGCCCGCGTTCGTCGAAGGGGCGCCGTCATGA
- a CDS encoding RidA family protein: MASIAPATNPLRISNPEGLYDPAPNGYSHVASVAPGSRLVFIAGQGGEDVDGKLAPDFQLQVRQALENVRTALTSAGAAPRDVAKLTVLIVDHTEAKLHVLGAELDRIWEQHTKPTCTLIPVPRLALDGMLFEVEAVAVLPA; this comes from the coding sequence ATGGCATCGATCGCGCCGGCAACGAACCCCCTTCGAATCTCCAACCCCGAGGGCCTTTACGATCCGGCCCCCAATGGCTACTCGCACGTGGCCTCGGTTGCGCCCGGCTCTCGGCTCGTCTTCATCGCCGGCCAGGGCGGTGAAGACGTCGACGGAAAGCTCGCGCCCGATTTTCAGCTGCAGGTTCGCCAAGCGCTCGAGAACGTTCGCACCGCGCTGACGTCGGCAGGCGCGGCGCCGCGCGATGTCGCCAAGCTCACCGTTCTCATCGTGGATCACACGGAGGCCAAGCTGCACGTCCTCGGCGCCGAGCTCGATCGCATCTGGGAGCAGCACACCAAGCCGACGTGTACCTTGATCCCGGTGCCGAGGTTGGCGCTCGACGGCATGCTCTTCGAGGTGGAGGCGGTCGCCGTCCTCCCGGCTTGA